One Malania oleifera isolate guangnan ecotype guangnan chromosome 10, ASM2987363v1, whole genome shotgun sequence genomic region harbors:
- the LOC131166570 gene encoding uncharacterized protein LOC131166570, which yields MDPRGKGMDERGSEMGASSGDEIDTSRLLRGIARQKVLFATFKLAGEVERWWHAMKLLEEQQAVPIAMTWGRFKQVLYNQNFPATTKNAKTEEFFSLTQGRLTVQQYAAKFLELSYFAPFVDFTELVEKATIAELSLQRGTEASERRKRVAYPQSQTNVREGSWRGDSDATGQESERNDRGRQGDSSRLHCHRCNQRHWGECRSRSVICYRCSKQGHIAQECREPPNNAPALN from the exons aTGGATCCAAGAGGCAAAGGCATGGATGAAAGAGGAAGTGAAATGGGAGCTTCCAGTGGGgacgagattgacacctctcgactATTACGAGGAATAGCTCGTCAG aaggttctttTTGCCACTTTCAAACTGGCCGGTGAAgttgaacggtggtggcatgcaatgaagCTGTTGGAGGAACAGCAAGCGGTACCTATAGCAATGACCTGGGGTCGCTTCAAGCAGGTCTTATACAACCAAAATTTTCCCGCCACCACAAAAAATGCAAAGACGGAAGAATTTTTCAGTTTGACTCAGGGGCGTCTCactgttcagcagtatgctgctaaATTTCTAGAGCTATCTTATTTTGCACCTTTCGTG GACTTCACGGAGTTGGTGGAGAAGGCTACTATTGCAGAACTAAGTCTGCAAAGAGGTACGGAGGCATCAGAAAGAAGGAAAAGGGTTGCGTATCCTCAGTCCCAAACGAATGTTAGAGAAGGGTCGTGGAGGGGAGACAGCGATGCAACAGGCCAGGAGTCAGAAAGAAATGATCGGGGACGACAAGGGGATTCATCACGCCTGCACTGTCATAGGTGTAATCAGCGGCACTGGGGAGAATGCCGAAGTAGGAGTGTCATATGCTATAGATGCAGCAAACAGGGTCACATAGCTCAGGAATGTCGAGAACCACCGAATAATGCACCAGCTCTGAACTAG